The genomic segment CCGGAACCGGCAAGACAGCGGCCTTTGCGCTGCCGCTGCTCAACCGGCTTCTTGAGAAGAGCGGCAAGGGGCCTCGTGCCTTGGTGCTTGCCCCAACCCGGGAGCTCGCCACCCAGATTGCGGCTGAAATCCGCGTTCTGTCAAAATTCACCCGTTTGAAACTGGTCACCGTCTACGGCGGTGTCTCAATGCGCAACCAGATCAATACACTGCGCGAGCGGCCGGAGATTGTGGTGGGTTGCCCGGGCCGTGTGCTCGATCTGCTCCAGCAGGGGGTGCTTCGCCTCGGCCAGATCGAGACTCTCGTGCTTGACGAAGCAGACCACATGTTCGATATGGGATTCCTCAAGGATATCCGCAAAATCCTGGCGGCACTTCCGGCTCGCCGGCAGAACCTGCTCTTTTCAGCCACGATGCCCAAGGAAGTTCGCGGGCTGGCCGACGAACTGCTGAAAAACCCGCACTTGGTCGAGTTGGCGGGTTCTGCGCCGGCCTCAACTATCGACCACGCGTTGTATCCGGTTTCAGAGGAGCGGAAGCGCGATTTGCTCGAAAATGTGCTCACAAATGACAACTGCAATTCGGCGATTGTTTTCACGCGCACAAAGCATCGTGCCAAGCGCCTGGCAGACCAGTTGAGCAAGTCAGGCCACCGCGCCGTGGGCCTTCAGGGGAATATGTCCCAGTCTCAGCGCGATCAGGCCATGAACGGATTTCGTTCGCGCCGCTACGATATTCTGGTGGCAACAGACATTGCGGCACGCGGTATCGACGTGAGTGGTGTTTCCCACGTGATCAATTTTGATGTGCCGAGCACGCCGGAGGCTTATACCCATCGCATAGGCCGCACTGGCCGCGCGGAACTTGCAGGGATTGCCTGTACGTTTATCACCAGCAGCGACCGCGGATGGGTGAGCGCCACCGAACGCATGATCGGCACCCCGATTCCGCGCCGTCGCGTGGAGGGCTTTGAGCCCGGCACGGATCAGCAGCCCGAACGCCCACGCCGGGCCGGCGCCAAGCTGAGCGGTTCGCGACGTGGCGGAACGGTCTGGAGCAGCCGCCGCAAGCCGGTTGCCCGGAGGCGTACCGGCTAGACGCGCGTCTAATACAAAAAGTGTTGTGTGAGGTCTTCTAGGCGGGTACGGAGTGTGAAGGATGCAGGAACGAGGGGCTATAGCCGGACTTGGCGGTTTTTGTTTTATCTGCCGTTATCAGGAACCTCCAGCAGAACAGGCGATCCAAGTGAGCGAGCTGGAGACCGCGCGTGACGATTGCGTCCAGCCCGAGGATCATTTTTTTGAACCAAGCCCAATTGGGTATGAGGGGAGTCCCCACAAACCCGCCGCTGGCCGGAAACGCAAAGGTCTCCAGGAATTCCGCCCGCTTGATAGAAAGTCCCGTTTGCTTGAGAGCTTCCGTCACTTCTTTGAAAGAAGTCTCCTCGTCCACATGCTTGGCCAATTTGCGGCAAAACTTGATCCAGGGAGAAGGATTGGGGTCGAAAACAATAATCCGGTACTTGGCCAGCCGGGCGGCTTCCCTAAAGGCCTTTTCCCGGTCCATATGATGAATGCTTTCCCTGAAGATAACCGTATCAAAGCTTTCGTCTGCATAGGGAAGATCATACCCGTCCAAGTGGAGGATTGTTGATTTGGGGAAGAGTCTGGCTGCGTGGGTGAGAGAATCCTCATCCAGATCCACTCCTGTAACGTCATAGTCCTGCCGGCGCAGAAAATCCACCAGAAGCCCGTATCCGCAGCCCACATCCAAGACCTTCTTTCCTGCGATTTCCGAGGCAATCCAGAAGTTTT from the Candidatus Omnitrophota bacterium genome contains:
- a CDS encoding class I SAM-dependent methyltransferase, whose amino-acid sequence is MVSRLKGFYGDVARRQNFWIASEIAGKKVLDVGCGYGLLVDFLRRQDYDVTGVDLDEDSLTHAARLFPKSTILHLDGYDLPYADESFDTVIFRESIHHMDREKAFREAARLAKYRIIVFDPNPSPWIKFCRKLAKHVDEETSFKEVTEALKQTGLSIKRAEFLETFAFPASGGFVGTPLIPNWAWFKKMILGLDAIVTRGLQLAHLDRLFCWRFLITADKTKTAKSGYSPSFLHPSHSVPA
- a CDS encoding DEAD/DEAH box helicase translates to GTGKTAAFALPLLNRLLEKSGKGPRALVLAPTRELATQIAAEIRVLSKFTRLKLVTVYGGVSMRNQINTLRERPEIVVGCPGRVLDLLQQGVLRLGQIETLVLDEADHMFDMGFLKDIRKILAALPARRQNLLFSATMPKEVRGLADELLKNPHLVELAGSAPASTIDHALYPVSEERKRDLLENVLTNDNCNSAIVFTRTKHRAKRLADQLSKSGHRAVGLQGNMSQSQRDQAMNGFRSRRYDILVATDIAARGIDVSGVSHVINFDVPSTPEAYTHRIGRTGRAELAGIACTFITSSDRGWVSATERMIGTPIPRRRVEGFEPGTDQQPERPRRAGAKLSGSRRGGTVWSSRRKPVARRRTG